From Rhododendron vialii isolate Sample 1 chromosome 7a, ASM3025357v1:
tttaatacaaAACTGGTATTAAAATCTTgcattggaaaacaaaaaatagggcaaaataaataaggaattgatttctacactcccttttttggattttagtgttgaaagtgtatgtattttttttgctaaaagacaaaaaaggaagtgtaaatatttaaaaaaatagtgtaGAAAATATCCAATAATAAGTACTAGTAAATCATAACAAATCCCTTTTGGAACTTAGAGAAATaaatagaaaagaagagaaaatttcaaattttttgtttccatCGTTTGGtttctaaaaaaagagagggaaagtTTTACtacaaaaaagttcaattttctctccaattttttCTCAACGTTCTCTCTCATTACTCCTATTTTCTCTACTTTTCTCATTCcatcctcaagttccaaacagagccttaaaaCGAGAAAGTGAAAAAAGCTTCACCAGTGGagttctccctctctctcgcgCCAACCTATAATGAAGCCTCACTCTGTCTCCAGATTCCAGTCCGACGTTTCGGTAACTTTAAACAAACGcaccaccctctctctctctctcctctctctctagtcaATGTCAATATACGGCCTATCCTTCGTTGACAAGCAGCTCTCTCGAAAAACCTCAATACTTGGACTCCGCCTGTGGATTCTCATCTCAATCATCGCCGGATCAGTCATCCTCCTCACCCTACTCCTCTCCtgcctctgcttctcctcttgcCGCCGCCGTCGCCGCCGCAATTCCACCAATCTCCTCCACCGCCGCAAATCCACCAAGCTCTTCCCCCGCCTCAAGTCCCCCGAACACCCCCAGAACCACGTGTCCGTCACGCCGGTCGTACCACAAGAGATCGCGCCCGAAGTCGCCGCACCGAAGCGCGGCCCGGAGTCGCAGATCAAGGCCGAGAAGAAGACGGAGCTCAGGGTTTTAGTGGACTCCGATCGGACGCCATCGAATACCGCGTCTGTTGGCCGCAGAggaccaccgccaccgccacagCCGCCGCCGGGGGTTCCGCATCTAGGTAAGTacgttttaaatttttattattatagtTATAATGGTATTTTGTTCAAGAATTTAAAATTATATGATTCTTTCCCTTGGGCTGATAAATGAACCGGATTTATCAAACCGCTCGAGTTTGAGCTTGTGTTAGCATGTTCAAATCTCGTTTGAGATCGGTTTGTTGCATATACAAAGGGAActcaaatatatttttgaatctCGTTAAGCTTTCAAACTAAGCTCGAACAAATTAGTGATTACTGTTGGGCTCGTTTGACTTATAATGTCTTCAAGCTGTTCagtttggcttgattaaagtttgtttgagatgaatTTGTCGCATAAACAAGCCAGCTCGagcttgttaagttttcaaaccaagcttgaacaatcaACCGTTTGGCTCTTTCTGCTATCCGTACCACCCAACATGGTTTTGACAATCCAACACCCACCcaacaaaaaatttgagaaaagtgatgttatttttagcaatattttttttttattactattttgCTTTAATTTGCTTGTTAAAATGGTCCATAAGGATGCACTTATCTTAGTAATTCGAAAGATTTGGTGATAATATGTATGATGATATTTTTGGTAGTATTTAACTTTCTTTTTAGTGTTCCCCACCCAATTTTGAGATACTGTGTCCGTCCCTGCATCTAGGTTGGTTGCAGCGGTACACGTTGAGGGAGATTGAGGTGGCTACAAAGGGATTGTCTGGTGGAAATGTGATCGGTGAAGGGGGTCATGGTATTGTTTATCGCGGTGTATTGGAAGATGATACTATTGTGGCTGTGAAGAATTTGTCCAATAACAGGTATTCGTTTGCTTGATTCACTACAATTTCTAATTCAGCAGGATACTGGCTTTGTTCAATTGTCTAGAACTTTATGCAAAAAATGCTTAATCGTGTAGATATAGTGTTTAATCATGTAGGAACCAGTGAAACTTGTTCATGTAAATAAAGTGTtcattttcatgcaaaaatATGGTGTGAAAACTACTCGTTGTGGGAAAGTTATTGATGGGAAAGGCCCACAAGTTTTTGTGTTGGAAACTTAGATATTCTGATTCTCGAATGCCTTGTGCGTGGTTTTGGTCCTTTCTTTTTGATGTTTACATGTGTTCTGTTTTTGCATTACTTGTTCTGTTTTTCTGTTTCAGTTTTAGAATTGAACATATGAATTTGTCATATAGGCTGAGAGTTTCAATCTTTTTGAGAAGTAATACGATTAAAATATGTGAGAAAAGCCATGTATTTATCTTTTCAGTTTGGAACAAAGACCTTTGAATTGGTGTTTTGAGATTAATATTTAATCATATTACAGGAATGCTTAGTGTGGCTCTCTCGATTTGATATCTAAATACTCTCAAACTTCTGATTGGAATATGTGAGAAAAGCCATGtatttatcttttctgtttGGAATAAAGACCTTTGAATTGGTATTTTGAGATTAGGCAACAGCTACAGTATTTAATCAAATTACAGGACTGGTCAGTGTAGCTTTCGATTTGATATCTAAATACTCTCAAGCTACACTTTAATTGgatttttcccattttccttcCATCCATGACTCATAAAACTGGTGGGATTATCAGTGGTCAGGCTGAGAAAGAGTTTAAAGTGGAGTTAGCAGTAATTGGGCGGGTAAAACACAAAAACCTCGTCAAGTTGTTGGGTTACTGCGTGGAGGGAGCTTACCGGTAAATTAACTTAACTTCCTACTTGGGTGATGGTTTCCTTTCCGAATGAGAAAGCTCTATGATCAATTAATATTTTGATGGTTATCGTTGTTGTTCAGGATGCTTGTATATGAGTATGTAGAAAATGGGAATTTGGACGACTGGCTTCATGGACATATAGGAGTTAGTCCCTTAACATGGAATATCCGTATGAATATCATTTTGGGAACAGCGAAAGGGTATTGTATCTGACTTATCATGGATTGGTTCTGCCCAGTCTTCGTTGAGTACTACAGGCTTGTCTAAATTAGATTTTATGTTCCTTCAGATTGGCATATCTCCATGAGAGTCTTGAACCGAAGGTTGTCCATCGAAATATAAAATCGAGCAACATACTACTTGATCGTGAATGGAAACCTAAGATGTCTGATTTTGGGCTGGCTAAGCTCTTGGATTCTGAGAACACTCATGTGACAACTCGCGTGATGGGAACACATGGGTTAGTTCAGTTCCATCCTTAATTTTAGGTCTCTATATTCGTTTTCCTTGTAGCAATTCAAGCTTATTGGCAATGCAGTGATAGGAAACTGACTAATCCTATCATTTTCCTAGTTATATTGCACCTGAATATGCTTGGACTGGTATGTTGAATGAGAAGAGTGATACCTATAGCTTTGGAATACTTATAATGGAGATAATTTCTGGAAGATGCCCTGTTGACCATAGTAGACCGGATGGAGAGGTTAGTCTTGGACATCTCATATGGTGTCCCAAATTTCACCCTATATTCAcagaacgtttccgatcatctgAAGTGGATAATAATTACAGGTGAATTTGATTGATTGGTTGAAGACAATGGTTGAAAATAGAAAATCCGAAGAAGTTGTGGATCCAAAGCTACCTGAGATGCCTTCTTCAAAAGCACTCAAACATGTCCTGTTGGTTGCCCTTATGTGTGTAGATCCTAATGCTTCAGAAAGACCCAAAATGGGACAGGTGATCCACATGCTTGAGGAAGTTGACCTTCTATTACGACATGTATGCACCATTTTATTTTCCCAATTATGTTTCTCCTTGCTTCAGAAAGCTGGTTTTTATGCTTAGATTTTAGTGCATGCAACTCATCTGTCATTTGCTTTTGATTTACAGGAAAGCAGATTTGATAGAGAACATACCCGTGCCCATCGTGATTATAAGCAACAGAATCATCAATCTTTCAACCTTAGGTGATGATTAAGCAAATTTGGTGCAGCTGCTTCTAACACAAGTGAAAAGAGACATCGGTAGAAAATGTATACTTTTTCGTCACTGTAACATTAAAACAACGAAATTAAAATCTTTATAACCATGAATAAGTGGAACCTGTAAAATTTATAGAGCATTGTGTAACTATTCTCATCATCCATTCATGATTGAGAACTGATTAAAGATCAACTTTGGGCTTTTCACTGTGTTGTTTATGAGTAGTGCAGTTATTGTTGAAGTTTGGGGATCCGTTGAGAAACTGAATTTTGGGACTTTCTTTGTACTTAAGCTTTATATGATTTGTTGACATAGGCGGTTCGAGCTTATTCCTGATCTTCGGCATCTACCATTTGCATTGCATTTCATCCTTTGCTCCTGGCTTTCATGTTTGAGCAGCTTACACATTCTATTTATTTGGTTCATCAAATTTATTCTGGTGGCGAATGTTACTTGAAATTATCACTTTCTCCCTTAACCTGTAAAATCTATGCGACCTGTTTTCCAAGAACTCAAATCTTTTTCCGTACTGAAAAACCCTCTATACTTCTGTTCATGTACATTTTTAGTTGCACGAAAGCATGATAGTACCCTATCGGTGGGATGACTTTTATGCAATTTTATAGCTGAAAATGCACGAAAACAGAGGTGGAGAAGGTATAAGCTTTAGCAATTACTCCAATTCTTTATACGAGACCGTATTACTTGTTCGCACTTCATTGGGCTTCAAAATTGAAGCCATGTGGATGCCTAAATTGGCTAATTATTGAAGCCAAGTTGAAATTGAGTGTCACATGGGTTTGCTTTCTGGTTCCCCATGTTCTGGCTTAAATGGGGAAAATACTAAACAAGAAGACATGGGCTGGCATCTTTATTCGCTTTTCTACAAGAACctacatatataaaaaaaaaaaacaggtatTTAATTTCTCTCCTTATTTTTTAGTTACGAAAGaaccttattattattattattattattattattattattattatgggCTATTCAGATCAGCTTACACAATCTCGATTAACCCCAAAGCTTTAAAGTTATGCCGGGACTATTAACGACAGATTTGATCAATCTAGACCGAAATTTCCCCCCATTAATTGCGAATGTAGGTTTATCGGTAGCTATGAatttaacaattttttcttGGCTATCCATTTTTTACCAGACAATACTAtattagtatttgttttttttttttttggtatatattAGTATTTGTTAAATCACTACGAGAATCAGTCTCCTGTCCATAGAAATTGAACCATAGACCTCATGTTCTAAAGAGAGCTACACAAtcattgggaaaatgacggctaaagacgtgttttgataattaatacccgtcaagtgcattttcagtattaacaaatgttcttaacttgtcattggctggtattaattatcaaaacatgtcatggcCCGTCATTTTCCCCATCGTTTTTGTTTAGGAGTCTACGGGCCTCCTAAGTGCGCACAGAGATGGATAAAGCCCGCATTATTGGGCCGACTGGTTGATTTAGGCCCATTAAGGGGCCACAAAAAGTGGAAACAACTCATACTCGTTCCTTAGTGTTCTACCTTGGATATCTACCGTTGATCGACTACATCGTCGAAATCAACGGCCCATATTCTTCCCACATTAATGATGATTCGCCTCGAGATTCCACGCAGAAAGTCATCTAACGGCCAAAACCATGACCTAACACTGCCAGACCACCACCGACTCCAATTCAGTGCGCATGGGTCCACGACAAAAGCATGGGATCAGAGAAAGCCAGAAAAATCTCGATTACACCCACCCACTCGTATTCCACCACGCGTTAATGTACGGCCGCCAATAAGTTGTTGTTCAACGTTCACCATTTCATTCTTATCTTCAACCCTACAAGTCATTGCGGCCTATTCAAAGAAAGAACTACCTAACGCAGAAGCGGCCTACCATACGCGTCTTGGTGAAATTTCTTCGACGGTTCTAATATCTGTTTAGTTATCGATCCTGGTATTCCCTCTTTCTATCTCTATAGGATTACGGTTTGTAGTTTATTTTCGATTCTGTTTCCGCGAATCGGTTggtttttttgagattttttttgttggattttatTCGAACCGTTGACTTGAAGATCCAGCGATTTGGTGAGTGTTTTACTTggtttattttgtattttgattaTTTAGTGGTAATTTCGTTAGGAAATCTCTGATTAGGTTTAGATCCGTGTTTGTTGTTGCGACACATGCTTGTAATGTACATCTGCGATAAATTTGAAGAAAAGGTATGCTTTTTGATAAATAGCGTGAATATATTTTACGATTATTTTGTGGAAAACTCAtgctctttttattttgattatttagtGTTAATTTCGTAAACGATTCTCTAGTTAGGTTTAGGTCAGCGTTTTTTTGCTGTGATACATGCTTGAAATGTAGATCTGTAATGAATTTGAAGAAAGTGCGTGCTCTTTGATAAATAGCGTGTAAATATATGTACGCTTGTTTGTGTAATCTTGTGTATGGTGTGCCTTTCTTGATGTGTCGAAAACTAGGTCTTGTGGTTTCTATTTGCTGTGCTGTGTTTTTACCGGAAAGAGGAACAACCTGACAAGTCGCTGGGGATGAATACTTGCACTAGGGTAGGTTGAGGCTAGGTTTTTGTTTAGGACTATGCATAGAAGAAGATTTGGTTTTAGGATGTTATGGTTGTTTGTTTTCCCTTCTTAATAACTAACCACAGGGCTATGGAAGGTATATATACAATGGAAATAATGGTGTTTGCCACAATTTCGATTTATGTGATTACTTCTCATTTCATGACCCAATAGGATTTAGGACTGGGTCATTTGGGGAATCTTATGATATAGCTATCGCCATAAATGTAATTGAATTGGTTGATCAGAATTTGCTCTTCCGTACGATTTCTGTTTGTCATGTCTAGTTAGTTATATGGGGCTTGCAGAACTGCCTCATATATATTGAGAAATTGGCatcttttgctttatttttatcttttttcttttggctcAACTGCTAAATTTCTTTGCAGGTTGTATATTGAAATGAGTCGTCCGCACGAGCAACATCGTCCTTCCTTCCCTTTTGGGAATCCATTcaaaaagatatttcctaaggGTTCATATTTGTCTCCAAGGCTTCTAGGATTGTTAAACACTTTTGAGGATGCCTTGGCAGAGAGATTCAGGAAGCTTAAGCCAAGAGACAGGGAAGATGTCCTTAGCTTATCATGGATGACATTCGCAATGGAGTTGCTTTGCCAAACTCATTCCGACATAATAACTATAATTACGGAGCTTGAACTCCCTGTCTGTGATTGGGACGATAAATGGATTGATTTGTACTTGGATAATAGTGTGAAGCTGCTTGATATTTGCATTGCCTTCAGTTCTGAGCTCTCACGGTTCAATCAGGGCCACCTTCTGCTTCAGTGTGCCTTGCACAACTTGAATGCCTGCCCCTCAAAGCAGCTTGTACGAGCTTGCTCTTCACTTGATGGCTGGAGGCAGCACATTGGTTCAAAGAATCCCAAACTTCAGAACTGTTTTGCCATTTTAAATAGTCTAACTGAGACACTTGACCTGCCTAAAATCAAGAATTCTGCCAAAGGAAAGGTCTTAATGAGAGCGATGTATGGAGTTAAGGTGTTAACTGTGTTTGTATGCAGCACCTTTGCTGCCGCCTTCTCAAGTTCTGCAAATAAGTTGGTGGATTTACATGTTCTAGAGACCTGTTTGTGGGCAGAAGCTTTTGAAGATGTACAGGCTTATGTAAATGAGGAGATTAGAAATATATTTTCGAGTGGAAGGGCTACGGTAGTGAAGGAGCTTGAAGCAGTTCATCTAAGTGTCAAGACGTTGTACCCCATGATACAAGGGGTGGATCCCATTGAAGCTGAAGCACTCCAGACCTCTATCTCCAAGTTAGGAAAGAGGGCAGAAAGACTTTCACAGGGACTAGATCTTCTCACAAAGCAGGTGGATGGCTTCTTCCAAATTGTCCTAACTGGACGTGACTCTTTGCTTTCTAATCTTAGAGTTGGCAGTATTGTCCCTGATCCTACTAACAATGTGCAAGGGCATGGTGTGAGCTGAATTCCAATGATGCTAAACGCCTTGCTGTATGCTCATGGACATAGGTCTAGGTCTAGGTATGGGCTTTCTTGTTACTTGGTTGATCAGGGTATACGTATTAGTATGATGTATAATGTTTGTTGTGGACCTTGTAGTGTAACTTGTGAGGTGTGTAATGTGTTTTATATTATTtatgaactgttttttttttatttgtacttTTATTGGATGCTAGTATATATAAAATGGTTGTACGatttgcaaaaaaagaaaaagaaaaagaaaaactgtcTTAGTTtgcttgttaatttttttgtttttgtcatttCCAACCTAAGTTGCCTTTGGAACATTGCTCTGATCTCCTGCTGCATTCTTTGGGGTTGAATTTTCTGCCTTGTGCTGCTATAATGTTCAGCCTTTTTGCAAGTAGATCTGCCTGTTTTGCATAAAAATTGTGCTTTTTATCGGTTTTCTAGCTTTGGGATGCTCTAGTTGTTTTGAGTAATATTGTGGGCAAGTTGTTTCCTCTTTTGACGGTTGACTAAGTCATGCATTTATTATCTTTCTGGGAATTTACTTGCATTTGACTTGATCGGGACACAAGGTTTGTTTTAGCGTGCTGAAtgtttttgatttggaaagTTGTGGGAGGAAGTTTCTTTTATGTGGCTTGCAATTTTGCAGGTCGATTCATCGTTCCCTCTTCTTCCTCCGCGGTGGTGCTTATACATCAAGGTATTAATCTTCTTTTGTTACCTGCTCAATCTATACCACGGTATTACAGTAACTAGCAGCTGACAATATCTTGTTATCTTGCGGAAGCTTGTGTGCCAAACCATTGTGAGTTTATCGCTTTTGGATGAATGTGGTCCTCCATATCCTGCCCCTCAAACTTCTTTCCAACTTACTGTAACCTTGGTGGCATGTGCTAGAGATACGGCGTTTAGAAATttaatctacaaatttttcagcAATACATCTGATCTCTAGTTCCTTTGTTGTGCCGTGGGGATCCTCAGTGGCTTCACTTAAAAGCGAGTAACATGTCTCTGGTGTCCCCCAACCGCCACCATGTCGCAAGAGTTCTAGTGGAGGACAGTCTTGCATCATGAATCATGATTCCCTTAAGCACACTTGGCAACGACATTTGATCAGGTATTGTGAGAGTGAATTTTGTCAGAATTAGCAATACATCCAATGCAAGTCCTCTCCTGTCATGTCTTCCTTAAATTGATTTTGAAAGCTCAGAATCACCTATATCTCCAAAATCGAATGTCTCGAGTTTTGTCTTTCAGGGAGGCCTGCAATCTTAGTTTTGGTGCTATTGTTTTAACCCCATAGCAACAGGGAAATAAGGAAACTCCAATTACTGAACTCAGGAATCAGATACCCAGCTCCTTGGCTTGCTAAGATGGGGATGTCGTGATCATGTTGGTTGTTGAATTGCACGAGTAGTCCACCCAGTGAACTTTTACTACGAAAAATAAGTTATGTTGACGAGATAAATTGGGGTAAAACAGATTGAACACCGTGGCAGGGGGCTCGCGGCCGTTaattaaacttttttaaaaaataagtagtttatttcatacttttaaactcaaaaataatgtaaatggaaaataaatttttaatttttttgcaccgtttaaaagttttcaatgaaatctatcaatcaaaattcatattgctaaaaaaattattcgcgtaaaaacatgaattttgaacttgaaattgccttattataaaataaatacttaattgAGTTTCCGGAGCTGAAGTGCTCAGCTTGTGCTACTGCATTATTGTTCCACGGCTCGCCCTAGTTTTTGAAATTCGATGCCCAGCACTAATGATATTTCTCATTGAGTTGGGCATTCCTAATCCAACTGGGATTGGAGGATTATGTTGTGTGGTTGTGCACAACACGTTGTTGTGCACTATCTGAGCCATCTGTTTGGCAATGAGCAGATGCAACATTGGAAACCCACCTAATTAAAGTACGATTGACCTAATCAAGTGAGAAGACGCGGGTTGAAATTATAACAggatttcaatccgagccgtccaaaaatgtattaaaCGATCTGAATGTGTCGAGCGGGTACCATGTGGAATATGCCAGCATATgccacccggcaccgaaaaatttctcttgCCAGCCTATGCCAGCTGATTTTGTTTGCTTTAAATATAGGAGTAAATGTTTCTTGTGCGTCTCACGTTGTGCATACTGAGGTATCAAGAAAAGTGCGATGATTTTCTAAAGAAATTACGTGTTGGGAGACCACCCCAATTCAATACTATTTGGATTAACATCACCACCATAAAATATTCCTAGTTGTTCTTaacattctttctttctttcttcttcttcttcttctttttttttttatgtgattttcGCTCGAAGAGAAATGAAGTCCGTTATGATTTTATTTTCGATGCTTTGAGTCGGTCTTTTAAAAGTTCTGTATGGACAAATCCTCCATAAATTACACGTGCTGCCGCCTCGACAAAATTTGCAAAGTTTGATTCATAGTTATATGGAAAATCATTATCATAAAATCCAgtacaatctttttt
This genomic window contains:
- the LOC131333310 gene encoding probable serine/threonine-protein kinase At1g01540, whose amino-acid sequence is MSIYGLSFVDKQLSRKTSILGLRLWILISIIAGSVILLTLLLSCLCFSSCRRRRRRNSTNLLHRRKSTKLFPRLKSPEHPQNHVSVTPVVPQEIAPEVAAPKRGPESQIKAEKKTELRVLVDSDRTPSNTASVGRRGPPPPPQPPPGVPHLGWLQRYTLREIEVATKGLSGGNVIGEGGHGIVYRGVLEDDTIVAVKNLSNNSGQAEKEFKVELAVIGRVKHKNLVKLLGYCVEGAYRMLVYEYVENGNLDDWLHGHIGVSPLTWNIRMNIILGTAKGLAYLHESLEPKVVHRNIKSSNILLDREWKPKMSDFGLAKLLDSENTHVTTRVMGTHGYIAPEYAWTGMLNEKSDTYSFGILIMEIISGRCPVDHSRPDGEVNLIDWLKTMVENRKSEEVVDPKLPEMPSSKALKHVLLVALMCVDPNASERPKMGQVIHMLEEVDLLLRHESRFDREHTRAHRDYKQQNHQSFNLR
- the LOC131333315 gene encoding protein BPS1, chloroplastic-like, with the translated sequence MSRPHEQHRPSFPFGNPFKKIFPKGSYLSPRLLGLLNTFEDALAERFRKLKPRDREDVLSLSWMTFAMELLCQTHSDIITIITELELPVCDWDDKWIDLYLDNSVKLLDICIAFSSELSRFNQGHLLLQCALHNLNACPSKQLVRACSSLDGWRQHIGSKNPKLQNCFAILNSLTETLDLPKIKNSAKGKVLMRAMYGVKVLTVFVCSTFAAAFSSSANKLVDLHVLETCLWAEAFEDVQAYVNEEIRNIFSSGRATVVKELEAVHLSVKTLYPMIQGVDPIEAEALQTSISKLGKRAERLSQGLDLLTKQVDGFFQIVLTGRDSLLSNLRVGSIVPDPTNNVQGHGVS